Genomic window (Flavobacteriales bacterium):
GTCAACCCGTCTTCTAAAGTTACCGTCAGCAGCTTCACCGCCACCTCCCGTCAAGGGCGTTTCCCAACGCGGCATAGTGCAGATCCCCCTTGCCATGTTGCGCGGTGGCCTCTTAGCACTGTTTCTGGTCTGCCCGCTTTGGGCTTACCTTCGGGTTTCCATGGAAACTGTGGAGTCCCGGTCCATACTGGCCTACGTGCGATCGGCTCCCGGCATGGGTTTGGAAAAGCACAGCCTCGGATGGAGCGCTGTTGCAGGAACCAACCTACGCTGCGAGCAGGATACCACGAAAACATCCCGTGCGGAACAGGTGGGCAGCTACCAACACCCCGACCCGGAAGTGTATAGGGAAATACTGTGGCAGATGAAGATGGATCGCCAGCGCCAAGCGACAACGCTGGAAGGATGCGCAAGCCAACTGCATGAACTTCAACAGCGTGTGGATTTCCTGGAATTGTACGTGGACGAGCTGCGGAAGCACATTGCTTACGAACTTCCCATCTCACATGAGGCTCCTAAACTCACACCTGCACAAGCGCAATACCTGCGGGAATTGATCCAGAGACCAGTGCCGACCCCATCAACAGAAGAAAAATGAAAAAGCCCCCGGTGCGCTAACACCGAGGGCCGTGTCACGAGGGCTGAGGCCCTCGAAGCCCATGTCCCACCTAAACTGCGAAGTAAAATGAAACGGAGCTGAGCAAAGGTAAGGCGAAGGTTGAAGCACAGTAAGCCGCGCCTAAGTGGATACCGGACCCACATGCCCCCAAGCTGCCGCGAGTTGGGAGAGCATAGAAAGGAGCGGCATTTTTGGACTGGGACGATGCTCTCGGCCAAACATGAACAAACGAGTAGAAGAATAAGACCATGCTTCCCTGTGGCAGACAATACCGAAAACTGGTCGCGATGCTTGCGCTGACGTGCCTTGGAGCAAGTCAACCGGCATTCTGCCAGAATTGGGTGCCCAATCCGGGGTTTGAGGAGACGGATTCCTGCATAAACGGGATCGGCCTTTTACCTCTAGGAACAGGGCCGACCAGCTGGTTCAGGGCCAATCTCACCTTCGACCATTTGCAAAACTGCCTGCCTTACGGTGCTGTGAACGGCCTGCCTTTGAACATGTTCACTTTTCAAGAACCATACGAGGGTAATTCGTGCATTGGATTAGGGACGTACATTGACACCGGAAGTGAAGAGCAACGTGAATGGATCATGGTGCCCTTGTTGGAAACCTTGGTGCCGGGCCAGACCTATTACTGCAGTTTTCGTGCGAACGCCGGTTTTGGCGGGAATTTGCTCCATCCGACAATCTGGGTGGCCAGTAATCATGTGGGGATGCTTTTCACCACTTATGCCCGGCACTGGAATGGAGGCGACCCCTATCCTGCTGCTTTGAACAGGGCTGACATCCAATACCCCCAGATCCTTTCCGATACGGTGGACTGGACTTTGGTAAGCGGAAGTTTTGCGGCGGACAGTGCATACACCTGCCTGATGATCGGGAACTTCTTCAGCAATGGCCAAACGGATACCATTCGCTTCGCGGACTCATCTAATGTGGAG
Coding sequences:
- a CDS encoding T9SS type A sorting domain-containing protein, coding for MFTFQEPYEGNSCIGLGTYIDTGSEEQREWIMVPLLETLVPGQTYYCSFRANAGFGGNLLHPTIWVASNHVGMLFTTYARHWNGGDPYPAALNRADIQYPQILSDTVDWTLVSGSFAADSAYTCLMIGNFFSNGQTDTIRFADSSNVEQWYNNGYTLIDAVCVSPVPNGCELEQGVAETANSTPYVFPNPATDDLFIGHAAGQEATVSDMLGRRIWQGKVNGDRYALLVADWARGPYVLQVSGAGRLQFVKFMLTE